One Monomorium pharaonis isolate MP-MQ-018 chromosome 4, ASM1337386v2, whole genome shotgun sequence DNA segment encodes these proteins:
- the LOC105827859 gene encoding astacin translates to MSKKVPLVSVLWIRVSYIRKGKESCSVRLTMSSALFRTDAMVSTQIILLFAAFGLGSGLSAKSHRGSHGHSIPPKPRFDGVFDSEHNHEEIANSIKYWSPNDLQNVWELSGLHEGDIMIHPDSPSWKNGLLDASTRWPGGVVPYFIQEDDFDRDQIELIKEAMQEYHEKTCLRFRPYKDTDDDYVTIQSKKSGCWSLVGRHGHGQVLNLQNPGCVHHGVIVHELMHALGFYHQQSAADRDEWVTIHWENIKSGKEHNFNKYNNRTVTDYGIGYDYKSVMHYSSHAFSRNGEPTITPKVIITRNCNIRIDFDVYAIS, encoded by the exons ATGTCTAAAAAAGTTCCGCTAGTGAGCGTGCTATGGATAAGGGTTTCGTATataaggaaaggaaaggaatcTTGCAGTGTCAGACTAACAATGAGCAGTGCTCTATTCAGAACAGACGCAATGGTTTCAACacaaataatcttattattcGCAGCATTCGGTCTTGGTTCGGGATTATCAGCCAAAAGTCACCGTGGGTCTCATGGTCATTCCATACCGCCTAAGCCACGGTTCGATGGAGTTTTCGACAGTGAGCATAATCACGAGGAAATtg CTAATAGCATAAAATACTGGAGTCCGAATGATCTACAAAATGTTTGGGAATTGAGCGGTTTACATGAAGGTGATATAATGATTCATCCGGATAGTCCATCGTGGAAAAATGGTCTTCTAGACGCTTCAACACGATGGCCTGGCGGTGTCGTGCCTTATTTCATACAAGAAGATGATtttg ATAGGGACCAAATTGAATTAATCAAAGAAGCTATGCAAGAGTATCATGAAAAAACTTGTTTGCGTTTTCGACCTTACAAAGATACAGACGATGATTACGTGACAATACAATCGAAAAAGTCAGGATGCTGGTCCTTGGTAGGTCGTCATGGTCACGGGCAGGTTTTAAATCTACAGAATCCAGGATGTGTTCATCATGGTGTTATTGTTCATGAGCTTATGCATGCCTTGGGTTTTTATCATCAACAGAGTGCCGCCGATCGAGATGAATGGGTTACCATACATTGGGAGAACATCAAATCGg GTAAGGAGCATAACTTCAATAAGTATAACAATCGTACTGTCACCGATTATGGTATCGGCTATGATTATAAGAGTGTCATGCACTACAGCTCCCACGCGTTTTCTAGGAATGGAGAACCTACTATTACGCCGAAGGTAATAATCACGCGcaattgcaatattcgtattgATTTCGATGTTTATGCTATTTCGTAG
- the LOC105827860 gene encoding serine/threonine-protein kinase fused isoform X1 translates to MKKSQNLKMKKYEILKHIGEGSFGQVYKARKRSDGEIVAFKMIRKCGRSYKELKSLRQECEIQRYLRHPNIIQMIDSFETENEIIVVTEYADKELYDILAKEGRLSEERAQVIACDLVSALYYLHSNRVMHRDLKPQNVLLEANGIAKLCDFGFARSMSTGTHVLTSIKGTPLYMAPELIEECPYDHNADLWSLGCIIYELVVGAPPFQTNSILHLVKLIRFEAIKWPDFISPTCKSFLQGLLQKDPSQRLTWPALLEHPFVKDRIITEIGGTVPTSFTNPLSASQARAKQQQLQNIAMRTANQSKVVEKAIKKLQEQERRHYEYQKRTCISQPGYLMSPAYCHHMINHCQVLRRSEPSGTDSSASIDVLLGNLSLRASLRSDLLAADHALCQNDCPHSANVQHSFPILDDHSKPVQTQTDDSHSVRQLNKEMYHANAQGDGINVGQQIEKSLHVDQIMHGDGDGKQSCLSIDYEQEFGEKNLIKKQTRLPDWDPRAVERPIENEEWIAFLQRSMEEIMEGEIDSLLQQNCVSVFVSPLRNPAAGCRVVEYVTCLLSLPFTVSISKENLKKIEQVYLDVRVVPNLVYAIKLLMLQRSDNELNAINTMNTGTRSASSLSADELQALECAMLVLCRLVYIENQFLVQFCDAIYIVNGMPLLQQLLALEKRKARVVADLIAILNNVLRSQPENAELVEQVVLRTKTAGASVEQLNKLLSHRQTILRARTCIMIRLLGRFCCRALQQVWNKSLRDLVEGLIEDEDEYVRQVSFLIIITLHVYGILYNIILGG, encoded by the exons ATGAAGAAATCTCAAAAccttaaaatgaaaaaatatgagatCCTGAAGCATATCGGCGAAGGTTCTTTTGGACAAGTGTATAAAGCAAGAAAGCGTTCAGATGGTGAAATTGTGGCCTTCAAGATGATAAGAAAG TGTGGCAGATCGTACAAAGAGCTCAAGAGTTTGCGTCAAGAATGTGAGATTCAACGTTATCTGCGGCATCCAAATATCATACAGATGATAGATTCGTTTGAAACAGAAAATGAA ATCATAGTTGTAACAGAATATGCAGATAAGGAATTATATGATATACTAGCCAAGGAGGGTAGATTGTCCGAGGAAAGGGCACAAGTAATTGCTTGTGATTTGGTATCTGCACTCTATTATTTACATTCAAATCGTGTGATGCACAG AGATCTTAAACCACAAAATGTTCTTTTGGAAGCAAATGGTATAGCTAAATTATGTGACTTTGGATTTGCTCGTAGTATGAGCACTGGTACTCATGTTCTAACATCAATTAAGGGTACACCATTGTACATGGCACCTGAACTTATTGAGGAGTGTCCTTATGACCATAATGCTGATTTATG GTCTTTAGgttgtattatttatgaattagtGGTGGGTGCTCCACCATTTCAAACTAACTCAATATTACACTtggttaaattaatcagaTTTGAAGCAATAAAGTGGCCCGATTTTATCTCTCCAACTTGCAAGAGTTTCTTGCAG ggTTTACTTCAGAAAGATCCTTCACAACGATTAACTTGGCCAGCTCTTCTTGAACATCCATTTGTCAAAGATCGAATTATAACTGAAATAGGTGGCACCGTACCTACTTCATTTACAAATCCGCTATCTGCAAGCCAAGCGAGAGCAAAGCAGcaacaattacaaaatatagcAATGCGTACTGCAAATCAAtcaaa gGTTGTGgagaaagcaataaaaaaattacaagaacaaGAGAGAAGACATTATGAATATCAAAAACGAACATGTATTTCTCAACCAGGTTATTTGATGTCACCTGCTTATTGTCACCATATGATAAACCACTGTCAAGTGTTACGTCGCAGCGAACCAAGTGGCACTGATTCCAGCGCTAGTATTGATGTACTCTTAGGAAATCTCAGCCTCAGAGCATCTTTGAGAAGCGATCTTTTAGCTGCAGATCACGCTTTATGTCAGAATGATTGTCCGCATAGCGCAAACGTGCAGCACAGTTTCCCAATTCTAGACGATCACTCGAAGCCTGTTCAAACACAAACGGATGACAGCCATTCCGTACGACAGTTGAATAAGGAAATGTATCACGCTAATGCCCAAGGTGATGGAATCAATGTAGGtcaacaaatagaaaaatcttTACACGTAGATCAAATTATGCATGGCGATGGTGATGGCAAACAAAGTTGCTTGAGCATTGATTACGAACAGGAATTCGGTGAGAAGAACTTGATTAAAAAACAGACTAGATTGCCAGATTGGGATCCGAGGGCGGTTGAAAGACCTATTGAAAACGAAGAATGGATTGCGTTTTTACAGAGATCAATGGAAGAAATTATGGAAGGTGAAATTGACTCATTACTACAACAAAATTGTGTTTCGGTGTTTGTTTCTCCTTTAAGAAATCCGGCAGCCGGTTGTCGCGTTGTCGAATATGTAACTTGTTTATTATCTCTGCCGTTTACCGTGTCAATTAGCAAAgagaatctaaaaaaaatcgaacAAGTTTATTTAGACGTGAGAGTAGTACCAAATCTCGTTTACGCTATAAAACTATTGATGTTGCAACGTTCCGATAATGAATTAAATGCGATAAATACAATGAATACGGGGACGAGATCAGCATCTTCTTTATCTGCTGACGAACTTCAAGCACTCGAATGCGCCATGTTAGTTCTTTGTAGATTGGTTTATATTGAGAATCAATTTCTCGTGCAATTTTGCGACGCTATTTACATCGTGAATGGAATGCCACTTCTACAGCAACTGCTAgctttagaaaaaagaaaggcaAGAGTCGTTGCAGATCTCattgctattttaaataacgtcCTACGATCACAACCTGAGAATGCTGAACTTGTGGAACAAGTTGTGTTACGTACAAAAACTGCAG GAGCTTCAGTGGAGCAGCTCAATAAACTTCTCAGTCACCGACAAACTATCTTACGAGCAAGGACATGTATTATGATTAGATTGTTAGGAAGATTTTGCTGCAGAGCATTACAACAGGTCTGGAATAAGTCATTAAGAGATCTCGTGGAAGGTTTAATTGAGGATGAAGATGAATATGTTCGACAAGTaagttttttaatcattattacatTACATGTTTATGggattttgtacaatattattttaggcGGCTGA
- the LOC105827860 gene encoding serine/threonine-protein kinase fused isoform X2: MKKSQNLKMKKYEILKHIGEGSFGQVYKARKRSDGEIVAFKMIRKCGRSYKELKSLRQECEIQRYLRHPNIIQMIDSFETENEIIVVTEYADKELYDILAKEGRLSEERAQVIACDLVSALYYLHSNRVMHRDLKPQNVLLEANGIAKLCDFGFARSMSTGTHVLTSIKGTPLYMAPELIEECPYDHNADLWSLGCIIYELVVGAPPFQTNSILHLVKLIRFEAIKWPDFISPTCKSFLQGLLQKDPSQRLTWPALLEHPFVKDRIITEIGGTVPTSFTNPLSASQARAKQQQLQNIAMRTANQSKVVEKAIKKLQEQERRHYEYQKRTCISQPGYLMSPAYCHHMINHCQVLRRSEPSGTDSSASIDVLLGNLSLRASLRSDLLAADHALCQNDCPHSANVQHSFPILDDHSKPVQTQTDDSHSVRQLNKEMYHANAQGDGINVGQQIEKSLHVDQIMHGDGDGKQSCLSIDYEQEFGEKNLIKKQTRLPDWDPRAVERPIENEEWIAFLQRSMEEIMEGEIDSLLQQNCVSVFVSPLRNPAAGCRVVEYVTCLLSLPFTVSISKENLKKIEQVYLDVRVVPNLVYAIKLLMLQRSDNELNAINTMNTGTRSASSLSADELQALECAMLVLCRLVYIENQFLVQFCDAIYIVNGMPLLQQLLALEKRKARVVADLIAILNNVLRSQPENAELVEQVVLRTKTAGASVEQLNKLLSHRQTILRARTCIMIRLLGRFCCRALQQVWNKSLRDLVEGLIEDEDEYVRQAAEDAVNELKQLTYYN, encoded by the exons ATGAAGAAATCTCAAAAccttaaaatgaaaaaatatgagatCCTGAAGCATATCGGCGAAGGTTCTTTTGGACAAGTGTATAAAGCAAGAAAGCGTTCAGATGGTGAAATTGTGGCCTTCAAGATGATAAGAAAG TGTGGCAGATCGTACAAAGAGCTCAAGAGTTTGCGTCAAGAATGTGAGATTCAACGTTATCTGCGGCATCCAAATATCATACAGATGATAGATTCGTTTGAAACAGAAAATGAA ATCATAGTTGTAACAGAATATGCAGATAAGGAATTATATGATATACTAGCCAAGGAGGGTAGATTGTCCGAGGAAAGGGCACAAGTAATTGCTTGTGATTTGGTATCTGCACTCTATTATTTACATTCAAATCGTGTGATGCACAG AGATCTTAAACCACAAAATGTTCTTTTGGAAGCAAATGGTATAGCTAAATTATGTGACTTTGGATTTGCTCGTAGTATGAGCACTGGTACTCATGTTCTAACATCAATTAAGGGTACACCATTGTACATGGCACCTGAACTTATTGAGGAGTGTCCTTATGACCATAATGCTGATTTATG GTCTTTAGgttgtattatttatgaattagtGGTGGGTGCTCCACCATTTCAAACTAACTCAATATTACACTtggttaaattaatcagaTTTGAAGCAATAAAGTGGCCCGATTTTATCTCTCCAACTTGCAAGAGTTTCTTGCAG ggTTTACTTCAGAAAGATCCTTCACAACGATTAACTTGGCCAGCTCTTCTTGAACATCCATTTGTCAAAGATCGAATTATAACTGAAATAGGTGGCACCGTACCTACTTCATTTACAAATCCGCTATCTGCAAGCCAAGCGAGAGCAAAGCAGcaacaattacaaaatatagcAATGCGTACTGCAAATCAAtcaaa gGTTGTGgagaaagcaataaaaaaattacaagaacaaGAGAGAAGACATTATGAATATCAAAAACGAACATGTATTTCTCAACCAGGTTATTTGATGTCACCTGCTTATTGTCACCATATGATAAACCACTGTCAAGTGTTACGTCGCAGCGAACCAAGTGGCACTGATTCCAGCGCTAGTATTGATGTACTCTTAGGAAATCTCAGCCTCAGAGCATCTTTGAGAAGCGATCTTTTAGCTGCAGATCACGCTTTATGTCAGAATGATTGTCCGCATAGCGCAAACGTGCAGCACAGTTTCCCAATTCTAGACGATCACTCGAAGCCTGTTCAAACACAAACGGATGACAGCCATTCCGTACGACAGTTGAATAAGGAAATGTATCACGCTAATGCCCAAGGTGATGGAATCAATGTAGGtcaacaaatagaaaaatcttTACACGTAGATCAAATTATGCATGGCGATGGTGATGGCAAACAAAGTTGCTTGAGCATTGATTACGAACAGGAATTCGGTGAGAAGAACTTGATTAAAAAACAGACTAGATTGCCAGATTGGGATCCGAGGGCGGTTGAAAGACCTATTGAAAACGAAGAATGGATTGCGTTTTTACAGAGATCAATGGAAGAAATTATGGAAGGTGAAATTGACTCATTACTACAACAAAATTGTGTTTCGGTGTTTGTTTCTCCTTTAAGAAATCCGGCAGCCGGTTGTCGCGTTGTCGAATATGTAACTTGTTTATTATCTCTGCCGTTTACCGTGTCAATTAGCAAAgagaatctaaaaaaaatcgaacAAGTTTATTTAGACGTGAGAGTAGTACCAAATCTCGTTTACGCTATAAAACTATTGATGTTGCAACGTTCCGATAATGAATTAAATGCGATAAATACAATGAATACGGGGACGAGATCAGCATCTTCTTTATCTGCTGACGAACTTCAAGCACTCGAATGCGCCATGTTAGTTCTTTGTAGATTGGTTTATATTGAGAATCAATTTCTCGTGCAATTTTGCGACGCTATTTACATCGTGAATGGAATGCCACTTCTACAGCAACTGCTAgctttagaaaaaagaaaggcaAGAGTCGTTGCAGATCTCattgctattttaaataacgtcCTACGATCACAACCTGAGAATGCTGAACTTGTGGAACAAGTTGTGTTACGTACAAAAACTGCAG GAGCTTCAGTGGAGCAGCTCAATAAACTTCTCAGTCACCGACAAACTATCTTACGAGCAAGGACATGTATTATGATTAGATTGTTAGGAAGATTTTGCTGCAGAGCATTACAACAGGTCTGGAATAAGTCATTAAGAGATCTCGTGGAAGGTTTAATTGAGGATGAAGATGAATATGTTCGACAA gcGGCTGAGGATGCTGTAAATGAATTGAAACAATTAACTTattacaattag